One region of Primulina tabacum isolate GXHZ01 chromosome 17, ASM2559414v2, whole genome shotgun sequence genomic DNA includes:
- the LOC142530541 gene encoding uncharacterized protein LOC142530541: MIHITTSDVEPLKNWVNSVAEKYKPAIEQRHYLELEAFAEQLRLKDEKLEAFRCRMLSMELESKRSQSHIEGLDHDLAQLKQEEMKLKATLLDREAELNKLKEQLQLHAVVARDPVWSNVKVIKRKPRQRKPERKAIAEDQISQEMENDKADQIPSSEPFNDIILTLQSGTNIFQQQSIESEDVASSETLSNRRKKESNENGGNKNGGNENGGNKNGVCGLKGFYPLISLLNKQVDRYQSFQAKNDDLCKRNMHEKNLNLNTRGSNIAKTENETKILEQFLEETFQLQRYIVATGQKLMEVQAKIASGFV; this comes from the exons ATGATTCATATCACAACATCTGATGTAGAGCCCTTAAAGAATTGGGTCAACTCTGTGGCAGAAAAGTATAAGCCTGCTATTGAACAAAGGCACTATCTTGAATTAGAAGCTTTTGCAGAACAACTGAGACTCAAAGATGAAAAGTTAGAAGCTTTTCGTTGCCGTATGCTAAGCATGGAACTCGAATCAAAGAGGTCACAGTCTCATATTGAAGGGCTAGATCATGACCTTGCTCAACTGAAGCAAGAAGAGATGAAGTTGAAAGCCACACTATTGGACCGGGAAGCTGAATTAAATAAACTTAAAGAGCAATTGCAATTGCA TGCAGTCGTAGCTCGTGACCCCGTTTGGTCGAATGTAAAGGTTATTAAAAGAAAACCAAGACAGAGAAAGCCAGAAAGGAAGGCAATAGCTGAAGATCAAATTTCTCAGGAAATGGAAAATGATAAGGCTGATCAAATCCCATCTAGCGAACCATTCAATGATATAATATTGACACTTCAATCAGGGACCAATATTTTCCAGCAACAGAGTATCGAGTCTGAGGATGTTGCAAGTTCGGAAACATTAAGCAACAGAA GAAAGAAAGAAAGTAATGAAAATGGTGGAAACAAAAATGGGGGTAATGAAAATGGTGGAAACAAAAATGGGGTTTGTGGACTGAAGGGATTCTATCCTCTTATATCACTCTTGAACAAACAGGTTGATCGATATCAGTCGTTTCAGGCCAAAAATGATGATCTTTGTAAGAGAAATATG CATGAGAAGAACCTGAATTTGAACACTAGAGGTTCCAACATTGCTAAAACAGAGAATGAAACCAAAATACTGGAGCAGTTTCTTGAAGAAACCTTTCAACTACAGAGATATATCGTTGCAACAGGTCAAAAACTAATGGAAGTTCAAGCCAAGATCGCGTCAGGTTTCGTATGA
- the LOC142531386 gene encoding uncharacterized protein LOC142531386 → MTNDRINYGYFVDFQSVKSMENVGYITKLSFVEAAGLRPLLTAGKHVYLDSLSEFFTNARIEGNSIVSSVKGSSISISEITFQENFNLNSSGLSNIMDVSDETKENAWNILAGNFSYVSGSFEKMVLKKEFQVLCDIMAKHIENKSGDFGQVTKTKYCFLAAIVTNTVVNWSSILYHKPEEMVTKRNSNWGFGLVLSRILDKFGLQLEKPTLIHAFRILDSRTLIKQRGEGQGRRKGKRIEDGDTIVVEKIESKCQKRKTSVNVGEKQN, encoded by the exons ATGACGAATGATAGGATAAATTATGGATATTTTGTCGATTTTCAATCTGTTAAATCGATGGAGAATGTTGGTTATATTACTAAGTTATCGTTTGTTGAAGCTGCAGGATTGAGACCTCTGTTGACAGCTGGAAAACATGTATACTTGGACTCGTTATCCGAGTTCTTCACAAATGCGAGAATTGAAGGTAATTCTATTGTATCATCGGTGAAAGGTTCGTCAATTTCTATAAGTGAAATTacatttcaagaaaattttaatctgAATTCTAGTGGGTTAAGTAATATAATGGATGTATCAGACGAAACAAAAGAGAATGCTTGGAATATTCTTGCAGGGAATTTTTCTTATGTATCTGGTTCTTTTGAGAAGATGGTTCTTAAAAAAGAATTTCAAGTACTATGTGACATTATGGCAAAACACATAGAAAACAAATCTGGTGATTTTGGTCAAGTTACAAAAACCAAATATTGCTTTCTTGCAGCTATTGTAACTAATACAGTTGTGAATTGGAGTTCTATTTTATATCATAAACCGGAAGAAATGGTCACAAAGCGCAACTCTAATTGGGGATTTGGTTTAGTTCTATCTCGAATTTTAGATAAGTTTGGTCTGCAGTTAGAGAAACCAACTTTAATCCATGCATTTCGGATTTTAGATTCGCGAACTTTGATCAAACAACGTGGTGAAGGACAAGGACggagaaaaggaaaaagaataGAGGATGGTGATACAATAGTAGTTGAAAAGATTGAAAGTAAATGTCAAAAAAGAAAGACTTCAGTAAATgttggagaaaag CAAAATTAG